One part of the Herbiconiux aconitum genome encodes these proteins:
- a CDS encoding SufS family cysteine desulfurase has translation MTIDLNHPASTATLQAADVERIRADFPILSRTVNGHPLVYLDSGATSQKPQRVIDVERSYYELNNAAVHRGAHTLAGEATELFEDARSAVARFVGVADDEIVWTSNATEGINLVAYGMSNASLGRGGAAAERFRLGAGDEIVVTELEHHANLVPWQELAFRTGATLRHIGLDDEGRIRLDQAAEIINPRTRVVAFAHVSNVLGAVNPVAELVSLAHEVGALVVLDACQSAPHLPLDLAALDVDFAVFSGHKMLAPTGVGVLYGRSELLNALPPFLTGGSMITTVGLTESEFLPAPMRFEAGTQRVSQVIALAAAVDYLGEIGMHRIAGWEAELGHRLYEGLTAVPGVRVLGPAPGDGVERVGLASFVVDGIHSHDVGQFLDDRGIAVRVGHHCAQPVHRRYGVSSTTRASTYLYNTAAEVDAAVAAVADSRAFFGVA, from the coding sequence GTGACGATCGATCTGAACCACCCGGCAAGCACCGCGACACTGCAGGCGGCCGACGTCGAACGCATCCGCGCCGACTTCCCGATCCTCTCGCGAACGGTGAACGGGCATCCGCTGGTCTATCTCGACTCGGGCGCCACCTCGCAGAAGCCGCAGCGCGTCATCGACGTGGAACGCTCCTATTACGAGCTCAACAACGCGGCCGTGCATCGCGGCGCCCACACCCTCGCCGGTGAAGCCACCGAACTCTTCGAAGACGCCCGCTCGGCCGTGGCGCGATTCGTGGGCGTGGCCGACGATGAGATCGTCTGGACCTCGAACGCCACCGAGGGCATCAACCTCGTGGCCTACGGCATGTCGAACGCCTCCCTCGGGCGTGGGGGCGCCGCTGCCGAGCGGTTCCGGCTCGGCGCCGGCGACGAGATCGTGGTGACCGAGCTCGAGCACCACGCGAACCTCGTGCCGTGGCAGGAACTGGCCTTCCGCACCGGCGCGACGCTGCGGCACATCGGTCTCGACGACGAGGGGCGCATCCGTCTCGACCAGGCCGCCGAGATCATCAATCCGCGCACCCGCGTGGTGGCCTTCGCTCACGTCTCGAACGTGCTCGGCGCCGTCAACCCCGTGGCCGAACTGGTCTCCCTCGCCCACGAGGTGGGCGCGCTCGTGGTGCTCGACGCCTGCCAGTCGGCACCGCACCTGCCGCTCGACCTCGCCGCGCTCGACGTGGACTTCGCCGTGTTCTCGGGGCACAAGATGCTCGCGCCCACCGGGGTCGGCGTGCTCTACGGTCGCTCCGAGCTTCTCAACGCTCTGCCTCCGTTCCTCACCGGAGGGTCGATGATCACCACGGTCGGGCTCACCGAATCCGAGTTCCTGCCCGCTCCGATGCGCTTCGAGGCCGGCACGCAACGGGTGTCCCAGGTGATCGCTCTGGCCGCCGCCGTCGACTACCTCGGCGAGATCGGCATGCACCGCATCGCCGGCTGGGAGGCCGAGCTCGGCCATCGCCTGTATGAGGGGCTGACCGCCGTGCCCGGCGTGCGCGTGCTCGGCCCGGCTCCGGGCGACGGCGTCGAACGGGTGGGGCTTGCGAGCTTCGTGGTCGACGGCATCCACTCGCACGATGTCGGACAGTTCCTCGACGACCGAGGTATCGCGGTGCGGGTGGGCCACCACTGCGCGCAGCCGGTGCACCGCCGCTACGGGGTCTCGTCCACCACCCGGGCGAGCACCTACCTCTACAACACGGCGGCCGAGGTCGACGCGGCGGTGGCTGCCGTGGCCGACTCGCGCGCATTCTTCGGGGTGGCGTGA
- the sufU gene encoding Fe-S cluster assembly sulfur transfer protein SufU, which yields MVSSELQSMYQAVILDHSKQKHGFGLHADADGSSHQINPTCGDEVTLQVHRGDHGSIASISWEGQGCSISTASASLLSDLVHDLSDDEVAARIGAFRELMQSKGAIEGDEELLGDAVALGGVSRYITRIKCAMLPWVAFEDALRP from the coding sequence ATGGTCTCCAGCGAACTGCAGAGCATGTACCAGGCGGTCATCCTCGACCATTCGAAGCAGAAGCACGGCTTCGGGCTGCACGCTGACGCCGACGGGTCGTCGCACCAGATCAACCCCACCTGCGGCGACGAGGTCACCCTTCAGGTGCATCGCGGCGACCACGGATCGATCGCCTCCATCAGCTGGGAGGGCCAGGGCTGCTCGATCTCGACCGCCTCGGCCTCGCTGCTCAGCGATCTCGTGCACGACCTCTCCGACGACGAGGTGGCCGCGCGAATCGGCGCTTTCCGCGAGCTGATGCAGTCCAAGGGTGCGATCGAGGGCGACGAGGAGCTGCTCGGCGACGCCGTGGCGCTCGGTGGCGTCTCGCGCTACATCACGCGCATCAAGTGCGCGATGCTGCCCTGGGTGGCGTTCGAAGACGCGCTGCGCCCCTAA